Below is a genomic region from Bacteroidales bacterium.
GATTTACTTATGATGACATCAAAGCTTTAGCTAATCAGGAAGATTCCTTACCATCTTCTATAGATGAAATACTTACAGTAAAACATGATACTGGCTTTAAAGTAAAAATTCTTCCTTTTATACTTCATGGTTATTTTCAGCAGTATTTATTCAATGGCCAGTTAAAAGTTCAGATGTTTTACACTCCGATTCCTTCCTTTATCCCTCAAATATCTGTTTCTTACTCTTTGAAACCTGTTGAATGGGTTTCCTTGGGTCCAATCATCAGATATGGGGGGTTTAATAATTTTACAGTAGGTATGACTTCGCAAATTGTTTTTAAAAATAAACTTAGATTAAACCTTTCACTTCCTACTCTTTCTCAAATGTTTAAGACCTCGTATCTTGGTTATGCCTTTTCCCTTGGATTTCAATACATATTCAATTAAAAATAATCGCATGAAATTCAAGATTTGGATTTTATCAAAGTTAATGGCTTTAATGGTATTCGGGCAACACCCATACGTTCGAACATACGGAATAAGCGGGTTTAATAATGAAGGTGTTGACATTTTGGCTTTACCTGATACAACTTACATCATAGCCGGAAACAGAGTATCTCCTCAAGGTTACTCATGGGCATGGATATTCAAAGTGGATAGCCTAGGAAAAATTATTTGGGAAAAATATATCGATCAATATAACCTCAGTAGTGTATCCGAGCTTCGAAAGACTAAAGATGGGAATTTTTTGGTGATAGGGACAGGTCTTAAAAACAATCAATACTCAGGATTTGTTTATAAAATGTCACCTTCAGGGCAGATCATATGGAATTATGATCACATCACCTATGAGTGGAACGAAGGAAATACTGTTTGTGAAGGAAAAGACGGTTATGTATACGCTGCATTTACCATGTTGGGAAATGATTCTCTCACTCAAGATGTCATGATTGTTAAACTTTCTGGTGATGATGGTTTGCCAATTAAACATCGACGCTTTGCTTGGCAAGAAAAACAAGAAGCAACATTCATAGATACTTTATATGATTATACGCTTGGTATTTGTATGGTTACCAGTGACTCATTGGGTTACTCAAGTCATATTGTTCAATTATTACAAAATCTTGATTCTGTCCGAACCATCAATTACTCATCCGACACCATGCAAATTCACTTGAACGGCTTTGTAATCGATACCCTCAATTTGCTTGTTCTCTATGGATTTCACCAAAAATATTACTTAAATGAAACAAGGTTTTTTATTGGGCGGTTAAATTTAAATACAAGTAATTCAAATATTATGTTTTGGGATTATTATATGATTACTGCAAACGATGGGGTTATTGACAGAACAACTAATAATTCTTACATTGTCGGGCACACCATCAAAAGTTTCGGTTTCGGTAATTATGATGTTGCTTTGTGGGTTGATTCTGTTCCCTATGATCGTATGGGTTATTACGGGGCTCTCCAATACGACTGGGGTTATGCCATTGATCTAAGTCCAGACAACGCTGTGGTCATGGTCGGAAGCACCGAAAACTACTTTCCTACTGTTCGTTCCATCATACTTATCAAACTACACAAGACCATTCTTTCGTACAATGACCTTGACCATCAACATTATACATCTTTACAGCCTTATTCTATTTCGACCCAAAATATCTTTTGTTTTCCTAATCCCACAAATGGAACTATACACTTCTCGGGGTGCGAAGAAGGTGAACTTGTTCTTTATGATATATATGGCCATTCCGTATATCGATCCAATATAAACAATTCTTTGTACACTCTTCAAATTCATGAACTCCCCAATGGTTTGTATTTTGCTAATTTATTCTGTGGCAAACAAATTCATCACTTTTCAATAGTTTTGCAGAAATGAAGAAAACAAAATTTCTCGTTTTTTCTATACCTTCTATTCTTGCTCTGTTTGCAGGAGGATGGGTCTTCAAACATTTTTCTGAGCAAGATCATCAGACATCTATTGGCTATTTAAACGAAATTCAAGACAGTTTAATCTTCGTAGCCACAGGAGATGCCATGATGCATCTCCCA
It encodes:
- a CDS encoding T9SS type A sorting domain-containing protein, which translates into the protein MKFKIWILSKLMALMVFGQHPYVRTYGISGFNNEGVDILALPDTTYIIAGNRVSPQGYSWAWIFKVDSLGKIIWEKYIDQYNLSSVSELRKTKDGNFLVIGTGLKNNQYSGFVYKMSPSGQIIWNYDHITYEWNEGNTVCEGKDGYVYAAFTMLGNDSLTQDVMIVKLSGDDGLPIKHRRFAWQEKQEATFIDTLYDYTLGICMVTSDSLGYSSHIVQLLQNLDSVRTINYSSDTMQIHLNGFVIDTLNLLVLYGFHQKYYLNETRFFIGRLNLNTSNSNIMFWDYYMITANDGVIDRTTNNSYIVGHTIKSFGFGNYDVALWVDSVPYDRMGYYGALQYDWGYAIDLSPDNAVVMVGSTENYFPTVRSIILIKLHKTILSYNDLDHQHYTSLQPYSISTQNIFCFPNPTNGTIHFSGCEEGELVLYDIYGHSVYRSNINNSLYTLQIHELPNGLYFANLFCGKQIHHFSIVLQK